From the Candidatus Bathyarchaeota archaeon genome, one window contains:
- a CDS encoding NAD(P)H-dependent oxidoreductase subunit E gives MQPLKSPAELEQLQKQIISQRDPNQLTISICTSTGCEALGGQEVLDALKEELKAHGLEDKVKIRETGCLGFCEQGPRLVIYPQEVYYFKVKPEDVPDIVSKTLLKGEVVKHILYKDNVTERITEKLSDVPFYKYQNRLLLEDNAKVDPKKIEDYFALGGYSALAKALSKMTPDEVLEEVKKSKLRGRGGGGFPTGRKWESTRKAEGEPKYVIVNCDEGDPGAFMNRALMEGNPHSVLEGLILAAYAVGASEGFLYVRQEYPLAVENMQLAIKEAEKYGLVGKNILGSDFSFNVGIHKGAGAFVSGESTALMNAIEGKVGEPRPKYVHTSDKGLYDKPSVLNNVETYANVPLIINKGADWFQTIGTEGSKGTKIFALAGKVNNTGLVEVPLGMTLRDIIFKIGGGIRNNKKFKAVQTGGPSGGVIPKKYLDYPVDFDELTKLGSMMGSGGMIVLDSDTCMVDVARYFINFLCDESCGQCVPCREGLKQARKILDDIVVGEGKPGDFEKLTQIAETMSSASLCALGQTAANPMLTTLRHFKEEYLAHIEEKRCPALVCKKLLTFHIDPEKCNGCHYCAMSCSEQAIVGAIDKIHVIDQDKCTQCGTCFDMCPPEYSAVQKLSGEPAPPALPEDHRWIKRPWALAEISATKKSLIIANADIAANIVNSACRPLLVAGTELIGAEYEGKSLIDYIIEFVRKANIPVVATAQTVKAFLDKGYKPAGAMSATEIGSRLVDPEWMGIDSQGPHDMVLFVGVPMVTAVEVLSGLKNFAPKLKVVNLDNMYNQHASWSLPSSTVKDWIGTLTAMTAKLEDGGE, from the coding sequence ATGCAACCCCTAAAATCTCCCGCAGAACTTGAACAACTCCAAAAACAAATCATCTCACAACGCGACCCCAACCAACTAACCATTTCCATATGCACCAGCACTGGCTGCGAAGCTTTAGGCGGACAAGAAGTCCTTGACGCCCTCAAAGAAGAACTCAAAGCACACGGCTTAGAAGACAAAGTCAAAATCCGCGAAACAGGTTGCCTTGGCTTTTGCGAACAAGGCCCCAGACTTGTCATTTACCCTCAAGAAGTCTACTACTTCAAAGTAAAACCCGAAGACGTCCCCGACATCGTCTCCAAAACGCTGCTCAAAGGCGAAGTCGTCAAACACATCCTCTACAAAGACAACGTAACTGAAAGAATCACCGAAAAACTCTCCGACGTGCCCTTCTACAAATACCAAAACCGTCTGCTGCTCGAAGATAACGCTAAAGTAGACCCCAAGAAAATCGAGGACTACTTTGCACTTGGCGGCTACTCTGCACTAGCTAAAGCACTCTCAAAGATGACCCCTGACGAAGTGCTTGAGGAAGTCAAGAAATCCAAGCTTCGCGGACGCGGAGGCGGAGGCTTCCCCACAGGACGCAAATGGGAATCAACCCGCAAAGCAGAAGGCGAACCAAAATACGTCATAGTCAACTGTGACGAAGGTGACCCAGGCGCTTTCATGAACCGCGCATTGATGGAAGGCAACCCCCACAGCGTGCTTGAAGGCTTGATTTTGGCAGCATACGCCGTAGGCGCAAGCGAAGGTTTCCTGTATGTGCGCCAAGAATATCCCTTGGCAGTTGAAAACATGCAGTTAGCCATCAAAGAAGCCGAAAAATACGGTTTAGTTGGCAAAAACATCCTTGGTTCAGACTTTAGCTTCAACGTCGGCATACACAAAGGTGCAGGAGCTTTTGTTTCAGGCGAATCCACAGCTTTGATGAACGCCATCGAAGGAAAAGTCGGCGAACCCCGACCCAAATACGTCCACACCTCCGATAAGGGTCTTTACGACAAACCAAGCGTCCTAAACAACGTCGAAACATACGCTAACGTTCCCTTAATCATCAACAAAGGAGCAGACTGGTTCCAAACAATTGGCACCGAAGGTAGCAAAGGAACTAAAATCTTCGCTTTAGCAGGCAAAGTCAACAACACTGGCCTAGTCGAAGTCCCCTTAGGCATGACACTGCGCGACATCATATTCAAAATCGGCGGCGGCATCCGAAACAACAAGAAATTCAAAGCAGTACAAACAGGTGGCCCCTCTGGAGGAGTCATACCCAAAAAGTATCTTGACTACCCCGTAGACTTTGACGAACTCACCAAGCTGGGTTCTATGATGGGTTCAGGCGGCATGATTGTTCTTGACTCTGACACCTGCATGGTTGACGTAGCACGGTACTTCATCAACTTCCTCTGCGACGAATCCTGTGGTCAATGTGTCCCCTGCCGAGAAGGTCTTAAACAGGCACGCAAAATCCTTGACGATATCGTCGTTGGAGAAGGCAAACCTGGTGACTTTGAAAAACTAACGCAAATCGCCGAAACCATGAGTTCCGCGTCGCTGTGCGCTTTGGGTCAAACTGCGGCTAACCCCATGTTGACTACTCTTCGTCACTTCAAAGAAGAATACCTTGCGCACATCGAAGAGAAACGCTGCCCCGCTTTGGTCTGCAAGAAACTGTTGACCTTCCACATAGACCCCGAGAAATGCAATGGCTGCCACTACTGTGCCATGAGCTGCTCTGAACAAGCCATAGTTGGTGCTATTGACAAAATCCACGTAATCGATCAGGACAAATGTACCCAGTGTGGAACCTGCTTTGACATGTGTCCGCCTGAGTATTCTGCCGTACAAAAGCTCTCTGGAGAACCAGCGCCCCCAGCTTTGCCTGAAGACCACCGCTGGATCAAGCGTCCGTGGGCATTAGCTGAAATCTCTGCAACCAAGAAGTCCTTGATAATCGCTAACGCAGACATCGCCGCAAACATCGTTAACAGCGCCTGCCGCCCCTTGCTTGTTGCTGGCACTGAACTCATCGGAGCCGAATACGAGGGAAAGAGCCTGATTGACTACATCATAGAGTTCGTCCGCAAAGCTAACATTCCAGTAGTTGCAACCGCGCAAACAGTCAAGGCATTCCTAGACAAAGGCTACAAGCCCGCTGGAGCGATGTCCGCAACTGAAATCGGCAGCAGATTGGTTGACCCTGAATGGATGGGCATTGATTCACAAGGACCCCATGACATGGTACTCTTTGTGGGTGTACCTATGGTTACTGCTGTGGAAGTCCTCTCTGGTCTGAAGAACTTTGCACCCAAGCTAAAGGTCGTCAACTTGGACAACATGTACAACCAGCATGCAAGTTGGTCCCTGCCAAGCTCAACGGTCAAAGATTGGATTGGAACTCTCACAGCAATGACTGCAAAATTGGAAGATGGAGGAGAATAA
- the cdhC gene encoding CO dehydrogenase/CO-methylating acetyl-CoA synthase complex subunit beta, producing the protein MFEDIPVDVGVIYEGERIRKNDLQVELGGPKVKEKFELAKVRPADQVEDGKVTIIGPDIKDLKEGGSYPFGILVEAAGSELDQGLEGVIERRIHGYLNYIEGFMHLNQRYDIWTRLGKKAFNKGLNSFEPMGKVLYRLFKSELPIIEKLQITFVTDPDKIHEMYTAALADYEARDAKARGLKDDEVDKFYGCALCQSFAPSHVCVITPQRYSNCGAISWFDGKASASIDPKGPVFAIDRGELINAEKGEFSGVNEMAKKRSMGEVNKVWLYTAFDYPHTSCGCFEAIAFYIPEVDGLGVVNRSFKGATVNGLPFSTLADSAAGGRQVDGFHGISIEYMRSSKFFAADGGWNRIVWLPKEVKERVKDFIPADIVDKIPTEEDVQDVDSLKAFLKEKNHPIVARWTEEAPAEEASAEEEAVDAGMPVMTASALPITAGGFRIILKDAKIYANKVIIKTIKDEKKEKR; encoded by the coding sequence ATGTTTGAAGATATCCCCGTAGACGTGGGCGTAATCTACGAAGGTGAACGTATCCGCAAAAACGACCTACAAGTCGAACTTGGCGGACCCAAAGTCAAAGAAAAATTTGAACTAGCCAAAGTTAGACCCGCAGACCAAGTTGAAGACGGCAAAGTCACCATTATCGGACCCGACATCAAAGACCTCAAAGAAGGCGGTTCTTACCCCTTTGGTATCCTTGTTGAAGCTGCAGGTTCAGAGCTTGACCAAGGACTGGAGGGTGTAATTGAACGACGCATCCACGGTTACCTCAACTACATTGAAGGCTTCATGCACCTAAACCAGCGCTACGACATCTGGACAAGACTTGGCAAAAAAGCATTCAACAAAGGCCTAAACAGCTTCGAACCCATGGGCAAAGTCCTCTACCGCCTCTTCAAGAGCGAACTACCCATCATCGAAAAACTGCAAATAACCTTTGTAACCGACCCCGACAAAATCCACGAAATGTACACTGCCGCACTAGCAGACTATGAAGCACGCGACGCAAAAGCCAGAGGCCTAAAAGACGACGAAGTCGACAAATTCTACGGCTGCGCCCTGTGCCAGTCCTTTGCCCCAAGCCACGTCTGCGTAATCACCCCCCAACGCTACAGCAACTGTGGCGCCATTAGCTGGTTTGACGGTAAAGCCTCAGCAAGCATCGACCCCAAGGGCCCCGTCTTCGCCATAGACCGCGGAGAACTAATCAACGCCGAAAAAGGCGAATTCTCAGGCGTCAACGAAATGGCCAAGAAACGCAGCATGGGCGAAGTCAACAAAGTCTGGCTATACACCGCATTTGACTACCCCCACACCTCGTGCGGATGCTTCGAAGCAATTGCCTTCTACATCCCCGAAGTCGACGGGTTAGGCGTAGTTAACCGCAGCTTCAAAGGCGCAACAGTCAACGGCTTGCCCTTCTCAACGCTTGCGGACTCTGCTGCAGGCGGACGACAAGTCGACGGATTCCACGGAATATCCATCGAATACATGCGTTCCAGCAAATTCTTTGCAGCTGACGGCGGATGGAACCGCATCGTTTGGCTACCTAAAGAAGTCAAAGAACGCGTCAAAGACTTCATCCCCGCAGACATCGTCGACAAAATCCCAACTGAAGAAGACGTGCAAGATGTTGACTCTCTCAAAGCTTTCCTCAAAGAAAAGAACCACCCCATAGTAGCACGCTGGACCGAAGAAGCACCTGCAGAAGAAGCATCTGCCGAAGAAGAAGCAGTTGACGCTGGCATGCCCGTAATGACTGCATCCGCGTTGCCCATAACCGCTGGCGGCTTCAGAATCATACTCAAAGACGCAAAAATCTACGCCAACAAAGTCATCATCAAAACCATCAAAGACGAAAAGAAAGAAAAACGGTGA
- the cdhD gene encoding CO dehydrogenase/acetyl-CoA synthase subunit delta has protein sequence MPHHNKKPEDPTGLGLSPDLLDLLAKFQEIELEDFELVAPEMELVWEPAVGGRIMPKLKVPGVAGGKPTALLQAAFTPPVETYPGKIAQVKLGATKGEGGSRGKSVTVGGETSPAFYTFERPIANSPIVTLDVFDMEVPLSKAVKMHVKDVVGDPAAWAKLAVEKFGADMVTVHLISVDPLLKDATPKDAVKTVEEILQAVDVPLVIGGCGDPVKDADVFEAICETFPGERFLISSITGDMDVERCAKYVKKAGHAALSFTPMDLNLARELNRRLYDYLAPEDIVMDLTTAALGYGLDYAFTNMERARIAGLMGDNELAHPMSSGTTNAWAAREAWLKMDAKWEPRELRGPLWEVTTALTLLLAGVDLFMMMHPAAVKTLKDVTNKLVSGGKVDPSKFAEWVSVKA, from the coding sequence TTGCCTCACCACAACAAAAAACCCGAAGATCCCACCGGATTAGGTCTTAGCCCAGACCTGCTGGATCTTCTCGCCAAGTTCCAAGAAATCGAGCTTGAAGACTTCGAGCTGGTCGCTCCAGAAATGGAGCTTGTTTGGGAACCAGCCGTAGGCGGGCGCATCATGCCCAAGCTCAAAGTTCCTGGTGTGGCGGGCGGCAAACCCACTGCTCTGTTGCAGGCAGCGTTTACCCCTCCAGTAGAAACCTACCCCGGCAAGATTGCACAGGTAAAACTTGGTGCCACTAAAGGTGAAGGCGGCAGCCGCGGCAAATCCGTAACTGTAGGCGGAGAAACCTCCCCTGCTTTCTACACTTTTGAACGCCCCATAGCAAATTCTCCAATTGTTACCTTAGACGTCTTCGACATGGAAGTGCCCCTTTCTAAAGCTGTCAAGATGCACGTGAAAGACGTGGTAGGCGACCCTGCAGCATGGGCAAAACTAGCTGTTGAAAAGTTCGGTGCCGACATGGTTACCGTTCACTTAATCAGCGTTGACCCTCTGCTCAAGGATGCTACTCCCAAAGACGCAGTGAAAACCGTTGAAGAAATCCTGCAAGCCGTCGATGTCCCCCTAGTTATTGGTGGATGCGGTGACCCCGTTAAAGACGCGGATGTTTTCGAAGCAATCTGTGAAACATTCCCCGGCGAACGATTCCTCATTAGCTCAATTACTGGCGACATGGATGTTGAGCGCTGCGCTAAATACGTCAAGAAAGCAGGACACGCAGCGTTATCCTTCACACCCATGGACCTAAACCTTGCACGCGAACTAAACCGCAGACTCTACGACTACTTAGCCCCCGAAGACATCGTCATGGATTTAACCACTGCAGCTTTGGGTTACGGACTTGACTATGCCTTCACGAACATGGAACGCGCAAGAATCGCAGGCTTAATGGGCGACAATGAACTGGCTCACCCAATGTCTTCAGGCACCACAAACGCTTGGGCTGCACGTGAAGCATGGCTCAAGATGGACGCAAAATGGGAACCACGAGAACTGCGAGGTCCTCTATGGGAAGTAACCACTGCGTTGACTTTGTTGCTTGCAGGTGTTGACTTGTTCATGATGATGCATCCCGCAGCTGTAAAGACCCTCAAAGACGTAACTAACAAACTTGTATCTGGCGGAAAAGTTGACCCCTCCAAATTCGCTGAATGGGTCTCCGTCAAGGCTTAA
- the acsC gene encoding acetyl-CoA decarbonylase/synthase complex subunit gamma, translating into MSKKAGIKELSPIDVYKLLPKTNCKECGQENCMAFATKIVNRELSIDQCPPLLKKENEKSYQKLKELLKPAVKEVTVGVGEKAKKLGGKLVMYRHEFTYTNPTAIAIDVTDEMPESEVVARIQRTENFSYEYIGYTLKLDMIAVRCTSGDAEKFKAVVKKVSETTKLPLILCTLDANIAEAGLMAAPKSNPLLYAATEANWKEMAEVAIMYKCPLVASAPGDLDKLVSIAKTLNAYGVTDIVLDPGTFINEGLSETINNFTMLRRAACKNGEELAGYPLMGVPMAAWVNKGETADEIIKWKESYIASMLVVRYADILVMHGDDGWSLLPTTVLRQNIYTDPRKPVAVSPELKVFGTPDENSPVFFTSNFALTYYTVASDIESSKMNAYLIVVETEGSAIDSGVAGRKLTAERVADALKESGVENKVKHRTLIIPGKASRISGEIEELTGWKVQVGPRDSSEIPKYITEKWQP; encoded by the coding sequence ATGAGCAAGAAAGCTGGAATAAAAGAGTTAAGCCCCATAGACGTTTACAAGCTACTGCCAAAAACTAACTGCAAAGAATGCGGACAAGAAAACTGCATGGCTTTTGCCACCAAAATCGTCAACCGTGAACTCAGCATCGACCAATGCCCACCCCTGCTCAAGAAAGAAAACGAGAAATCCTACCAGAAACTCAAGGAACTGCTAAAACCCGCCGTTAAAGAAGTCACCGTAGGCGTTGGCGAAAAAGCCAAAAAATTAGGCGGCAAACTGGTCATGTACCGCCACGAATTCACCTACACTAACCCAACAGCCATAGCCATAGACGTAACTGACGAAATGCCCGAATCTGAAGTTGTTGCCCGTATACAGCGCACGGAAAACTTTAGCTACGAATACATCGGCTACACCCTAAAGCTTGACATGATTGCTGTTAGATGCACTTCTGGTGATGCGGAAAAATTCAAGGCTGTTGTCAAGAAGGTTTCTGAAACAACCAAGCTGCCCCTGATACTGTGCACTTTAGACGCAAACATCGCCGAAGCAGGTCTTATGGCTGCACCCAAATCCAACCCGCTACTGTACGCCGCAACCGAAGCAAACTGGAAAGAAATGGCAGAAGTCGCAATCATGTACAAATGCCCGCTTGTAGCCTCTGCACCAGGCGACCTAGACAAACTTGTCTCCATAGCCAAAACCCTAAACGCGTACGGCGTAACCGACATAGTCCTTGACCCTGGAACCTTCATAAACGAGGGCTTATCCGAAACCATTAACAACTTTACCATGCTGCGCAGAGCCGCATGCAAAAACGGCGAAGAACTCGCAGGGTACCCCCTCATGGGCGTTCCCATGGCAGCTTGGGTAAACAAAGGCGAAACCGCAGACGAAATCATCAAATGGAAAGAATCCTACATTGCCTCCATGCTGGTTGTACGCTACGCTGACATCTTGGTCATGCACGGCGACGACGGCTGGTCACTACTGCCAACAACTGTGTTGCGCCAAAACATCTACACTGACCCACGCAAACCCGTTGCAGTCTCACCCGAACTCAAAGTCTTCGGCACTCCTGACGAGAACTCGCCAGTGTTCTTCACCTCAAACTTTGCCCTCACCTACTACACCGTAGCCTCAGACATCGAAAGCAGCAAAATGAACGCGTACCTCATCGTCGTAGAAACCGAAGGCTCAGCCATTGACAGCGGAGTTGCTGGACGCAAACTAACCGCCGAACGAGTCGCAGACGCCCTCAAAGAATCAGGCGTAGAAAACAAAGTCAAACACAGAACACTAATCATCCCAGGCAAAGCATCAAGAATCAGCGGCGAAATCGAAGAACTCACAGGCTGGAAAGTCCAAGTAGGACCACGCGACAGCTCAGAAATACCCAAATATATCACAGAAAAATGGCAACCCTAA
- a CDS encoding CooT family nickel-binding protein, whose protein sequence is MCEFNVILNGKILFKDVVYAKAQNNIVTVKNVLGESKEFSNTKIVEVDVNTTRLVLENTN, encoded by the coding sequence ATGTGTGAATTTAACGTCATACTAAACGGAAAAATCCTCTTCAAAGACGTAGTCTACGCCAAAGCCCAAAACAACATCGTCACAGTCAAAAACGTGCTCGGAGAAAGCAAAGAATTCTCCAACACCAAAATCGTAGAAGTCGACGTAAACACCACCCGACTAGTCCTTGAAAACACAAACTAA
- the serS gene encoding serine--tRNA ligase — protein sequence MLDIKLIRENPALVKANLAKRGDPANLAMLNELIETDVAWRQNLTRLNDLRHDRKVCTTEIGKLKKAKQDAAEPIEKAKAIDTQITQIQQQVTAEEEKIRSLLLRLPNLLHESVPEGKDDTENVIEKTWGTLPKFDFKIKNHIDLALDLGIVDLERASKVAGARFFFFKGAGVLLDMALIQFALETLHGKGYALIEPPYLMKRAPYEGVTALADFEDVLYKIAEEDLYLIATSEHPMAAMYQNEVITQDELPLRLAGFSPCFRKEAGSHGKDTRGIFRTHQFNKIEQFIFCTPEDSWQLHEELSNNAQELLQQLELPYRMVNVCTGDIGTVAAKKYDFEAWMPAQGAYREVVSCSNCTDYQARRLNIRYREKTGSPPKGFPHTLNSTAIATGRTIVAILENYQQPDGSILVPKVLRKYMCGIEKISLQR from the coding sequence ATGTTAGATATCAAGCTTATCCGCGAAAACCCCGCACTGGTAAAAGCGAATTTAGCAAAGAGAGGCGACCCCGCGAACTTAGCCATGCTAAACGAGCTAATTGAAACTGATGTGGCTTGGCGCCAAAACCTAACCCGCCTAAACGATTTACGCCACGACCGCAAAGTCTGCACCACCGAAATTGGCAAACTCAAAAAAGCCAAACAAGACGCAGCAGAACCCATAGAGAAAGCCAAAGCCATAGACACCCAAATCACGCAAATTCAGCAGCAAGTCACCGCGGAAGAAGAAAAAATCCGCAGCCTCCTCCTTCGCCTGCCAAACCTGCTACACGAAAGCGTTCCCGAAGGCAAAGACGACACCGAAAACGTCATAGAAAAAACCTGGGGCACCCTACCCAAGTTTGACTTCAAAATAAAAAACCACATTGACCTTGCTTTGGATTTGGGCATTGTGGATTTGGAGCGCGCGAGCAAAGTTGCAGGTGCACGGTTCTTCTTTTTCAAGGGCGCAGGGGTGCTTTTGGATATGGCGTTAATCCAGTTTGCTTTGGAAACTTTGCATGGTAAGGGTTACGCGCTTATTGAGCCGCCTTATTTGATGAAGCGTGCGCCTTATGAGGGCGTTACGGCGTTGGCGGATTTTGAAGATGTCCTCTACAAAATAGCTGAAGAAGACCTCTACCTTATCGCAACCTCAGAGCATCCTATGGCGGCTATGTACCAAAACGAGGTCATAACCCAAGACGAGTTGCCGCTACGGCTTGCAGGTTTTAGTCCGTGTTTCCGAAAAGAAGCAGGCTCACACGGCAAGGACACCCGAGGCATATTCCGTACACACCAATTCAACAAAATCGAACAGTTCATTTTCTGCACGCCCGAAGACTCCTGGCAACTGCACGAGGAACTTTCCAACAACGCTCAGGAGCTTCTTCAGCAGCTAGAGTTGCCCTACCGCATGGTCAACGTCTGCACGGGTGATATCGGAACAGTAGCCGCGAAAAAATACGATTTTGAAGCATGGATGCCCGCACAAGGCGCTTACCGCGAGGTGGTTAGCTGTAGCAACTGCACCGATTACCAAGCCCGCCGCCTAAACATACGGTACCGCGAAAAAACAGGTTCCCCACCCAAAGGTTTCCCGCACACATTAAACAGCACCGCTATCGCTACGGGCAGAACCATTGTTGCCATTTTGGAGAATTATCAGCAGCCTGACGGGTCGATTTTGGTGCCAAAAGTTCTGCGCAAATATATGTGCGGTATCGAGAAAATATCTCTTCAGCGGTAA
- a CDS encoding molybdenum cofactor biosynthesis protein MoaE, with protein MSDVGVHEKGTFTINDLMDSIKKNPRYPQTGGIAMFVGVVRGESNQNQKVQGLTLQAYEERANEVTKAICADLEKKSGITNVQIHHLLGDFAVGDPLVYVSVAGSHRHELFPVLQEAVERYKHEVPIFKKETTLTPQGTKTATWVSEKEHKEHP; from the coding sequence GTGTCTGATGTGGGTGTTCACGAAAAAGGAACTTTTACAATCAACGATTTAATGGATAGCATTAAGAAAAACCCCCGTTACCCCCAAACAGGAGGCATAGCCATGTTTGTTGGAGTGGTACGCGGCGAGAGCAACCAGAACCAGAAAGTACAGGGGCTCACTTTGCAGGCGTACGAAGAACGCGCCAACGAAGTTACCAAAGCAATCTGTGCTGACTTGGAAAAAAAATCTGGCATAACCAACGTGCAAATCCACCACCTCCTAGGCGATTTTGCCGTCGGTGACCCTCTTGTCTACGTCTCAGTAGCAGGTTCCCACCGCCATGAACTCTTCCCCGTGCTCCAAGAAGCCGTCGAACGATACAAACACGAAGTCCCCATATTCAAAAAAGAAACCACCCTCACACCCCAAGGAACCAAAACCGCCACATGGGTCTCAGAAAAAGAACATAAAGAACACCCGTAA
- the cofD gene encoding 2-phospho-L-lactate transferase — protein MITALAGGIGASKFLSGLVRVVDSKDLTVIVNTGDDIDFHGMHVSPDVDIVCYTLAGIVSQERGWGINEDTFHFLDALKKFGVETWFNIGDRDLATHVYRTLRLNQGLTLSQVTTEICCAINLGVHVLPMSNDKFETIIKTPQGAMHFEEYLVKNAAEPKVLGVEFPNAKNAKPSPGVLEAIENSDLVIVCPSNPVVSIGPILAVKGVRDALRRSAACRVAVSPIIAGAPIKGPADKLLGGLGLEVCAFSVAQLYADFLDLFVVDVSDADQKQRIEELGVEVRAASILMNCLEDKVGLARTVLNYFPDLFT, from the coding sequence GTGATTACGGCGTTGGCTGGTGGAATTGGCGCTTCCAAGTTTCTTTCTGGACTGGTACGCGTGGTTGATTCTAAGGATTTGACGGTTATTGTGAACACGGGTGACGACATAGACTTTCATGGTATGCACGTTTCCCCCGATGTGGATATTGTATGTTACACGTTAGCAGGCATTGTTTCTCAGGAGAGGGGTTGGGGCATCAACGAGGACACTTTTCATTTCTTAGATGCGCTCAAAAAGTTCGGGGTGGAAACCTGGTTTAACATTGGTGACCGCGACCTTGCAACGCATGTTTATCGGACCCTGCGCCTAAACCAGGGCTTGACTCTCTCACAGGTAACTACAGAAATCTGCTGCGCCATCAACTTGGGCGTCCACGTTTTGCCCATGTCAAACGACAAATTCGAAACCATAATCAAAACCCCGCAAGGCGCTATGCATTTTGAAGAGTACCTTGTCAAGAACGCTGCGGAGCCCAAGGTTTTGGGTGTAGAGTTTCCAAACGCTAAAAACGCAAAGCCTTCTCCTGGTGTGCTGGAAGCTATTGAAAATTCTGATTTGGTAATTGTCTGCCCCAGCAACCCCGTCGTGAGTATTGGTCCTATTTTGGCGGTTAAGGGGGTTAGGGATGCGTTGAGGCGGTCGGCTGCGTGTAGGGTGGCGGTGAGCCCTATTATTGCGGGGGCGCCTATTAAGGGTCCTGCAGATAAGCTGCTTGGGGGGTTGGGGTTAGAGGTTTGTGCGTTTTCGGTGGCGCAGCTTTACGCGGATTTTCTTGACCTGTTTGTGGTTGACGTATCTGATGCCGATCAAAAGCAGCGTATAGAAGAGCTTGGCGTGGAGGTAAGGGCTGCGTCTATACTGATGAATTGCTTGGAGGATAAGGTTGGGTTGGCTAGAACTGTTTTGAACTATTTTCCAGATCTCTTTACGTAA
- a CDS encoding DUF47 family protein, whose protein sequence is MERRSYNWFEKRRKTKGLELAHEQINKAFDTVTLLHKATKSFAQGELSDAKTYLTNLYEAEEKVDKLRADVFTELSKGAALVADYREDLLHLVKRLDTLADHTKDAARCLDMLGDAKIPDELCDKTVFMTQKLVETAQALRAGIEKISANPHEAIAEAQKVEQYEHELDQEYLNAKTLFVKYGDKMNSGALIIFDDLIEFIEHAADMCADTADYIVILSNSD, encoded by the coding sequence ATGGAACGCCGAAGCTACAATTGGTTTGAAAAACGCCGAAAAACCAAAGGCTTAGAGTTAGCTCATGAACAAATCAACAAAGCCTTTGACACCGTAACCTTACTTCACAAAGCCACCAAAAGCTTCGCCCAAGGTGAACTCTCTGACGCAAAAACCTACCTCACAAACCTCTACGAAGCCGAGGAAAAAGTAGACAAACTACGCGCAGACGTTTTCACCGAACTATCCAAAGGCGCAGCGTTGGTTGCTGATTACCGAGAAGACCTCCTACACTTAGTCAAACGTCTAGACACCCTAGCCGACCACACCAAAGACGCCGCCCGATGCCTAGACATGCTCGGAGACGCCAAAATCCCCGACGAACTCTGCGACAAAACCGTTTTCATGACCCAAAAACTCGTCGAAACCGCCCAAGCCCTACGCGCAGGCATAGAAAAAATCAGCGCCAACCCCCACGAAGCCATAGCCGAAGCCCAAAAAGTAGAACAATACGAACACGAACTCGACCAAGAATACCTAAACGCCAAAACCCTCTTCGTGAAATACGGCGACAAAATGAACAGCGGAGCCCTCATCATCTTTGACGACCTCATCGAATTCATCGAACACGCCGCCGACATGTGCGCAGACACCGCCGACTACATAGTCATACTCTCAAACAGCGACTAA